The genomic DNA AACGCAACTTAACCGGTCAACCATTTCGTGGCTTGAACCGGTCAAGGAGTTTCTCGAAGCGGCCCACCTGGCGGGTCCAATCGCAACGGACGAAAATTTAGAAGCCCAAAAAAATTTCTTTCAAAAAGTTGAATCGAACCCCGCCCTGAAAAGTCGAAAGCTCAGTTATTCCTATCACTTGCCATGGTCGATTTTGGCCGGGCGGGACAAAATTTCTGGATGGTGGGCGATGCAGGGATTGAACCTGCGACTTCCACCGTGTGAAGGTGGCACTCTCCCGCTGAGTTAATCGCCCCGGATTCCGAGAAAGTGAATCGGAAAGATTCGCCGTGTACCTCAAAAAGCGCCAAAAGAAAACTCAACGAGCCTTCCTTGGTTCTTTTCGTCGGCTTTACACAATCTAAACAATGCGTCCCCTGGGAAAAACGCACCCATCTGTGTTTCCGCGAGATGGTCCGGGCAGTTTCGACTTGAACGCGAGAATAATTTTTCCGGCAGTCCGGCGCCCGGAAAATGGACAGGCGTGGCGTCGACGCTCGCTTGAAGCAAGCGCCGTATGTGTTTCAGTCGCAGCCACACCTTTTTCAGACGAATTGAAAAAAACTCATCCGATTTTTTCTGAAAGTCTCGTGCGAGATTTTCGAGACGCATACAGAGTCGTTGACCCTTTGAGTTCGAGCCGATAGAACGCTGGACACTCAGGGACGGGGGAGCCGTCCGTGTGACACCGTTGAATCGGTGAAAAAGATCAGACGGGTTAGCGCGCTCGGTAGAGTGAAATGCTGATGCGCGGTCGACGGAAAACTTCGAAGTCGATTCGCTCGATCAAACGTCCTCCCTTTTGGAGGTCGTGGCGGCGGAAAACGGCAAGGAAGGAGCCTGGATGAAGATTCGGGCAGAGGCCGCGGAGAGAAGACCCGAGAGATGAGAAACCCAGGGGAGCTCGAGCGGACGGGCGAAGAGTAACAGCTGCGTTCGTCATGCGACTCACCGGCGGGAAGAAACCTTTGAAGCCGAACGATTAAACGGGCGACTCGACGGCCCGTTTCTTGGAAACGGCAAGAAAGGAAGAAGCATTCGAAAGAATGCTCGATCGCCGCGTGGGTGAAAAACTCCGAAGGGTGAATCCCAAGGGCGTTGGGGACTGAAATAATTCCCCCCGGCGATTCCAAGAATTTTCGTCGCAGCATAAGAAAGCAGCGGCGGGAAACTCCGACCGAATGTCGGAGCCCTCTGGATGGAATGAGGGAAGCAGGCTTGGACCGCCAGGAAGCGCCGAAGGGAGACAAACCCCACACGAGGTTCCTCCTGAACAAGGAGGTAATGAGGCCGGAAAATACTCTGAAGTGGAAACGAACGTCATGGGCGTTGAACTCTTGCAATTTGACGGAGCGGTGCCCGCTTCGAAGGCCCCAGGGTCCGTCGAAAGGACGAAGGGGAGGAGCCGAATGCATGAGGCTCTAGAAGTCAGCGTCGGGAATGCGCCGAAGACGACGTTAACCACAAGAGAGGATTTAGGGGCCGCGGCGACGAGGCTCACCTCATCCGGACCTCTGAAAACCCGCAAGGGGACAGCGTGCGGACGCCATCCCTCCCCCGCTCTGAGCCTAACCGGCTGTTGAAAAGGACTCGCACGCCTTGTTGTCCATCGTCCCTCTCATCCGCGGATGCGGGTGGGCGAAAAGAACACACGGGACGCTTATTCCCGCCGGTTCCGCCGCCTCCAATTCAAGGTCGGCGTCGCCGAACGAAACGATCACTTGTGTTTTTTGGCTGCGTCGATTTTCCGGCGGATTCGCGCCTTGAGTTTCCGCTGGCGCTTTCGTTGCCTTGTCTTCGGACTTCGACGATTGTCTTTCTTTCCCATGGTTCTCCTCTTTACAAATCTACAACCGCTTCGTCTCCGCTGCGGTAATTAAATAACGACATCACCCAGCGATCGGGATTCCCGCCTACAATGGTGAGGGAGGCGTTTGAAATCCGAAACCGCCGGAACTCTTCAATCGGCTGCCGGAGAAGGTGGCTGATCATCGTCCTCAGGGGATCCGCATGCGAAACCAGAGCGAATCGGCCGTTTGGATTCTTGTGGACAATCTCTTCTATGAACCGGGCGGTACGTTCCAAAACCTTCGGAATCGCCTCAAAACCGTCATGTTGAACGCTGGCCGGGGCTTTCCGATAAACTTGATACAATTCGTCCGTCTCCAGCTCCTCCCACGACATCCCTTCCCAGCGGGGAAAATCGACTTCGCACAACGCCTCCGCGATTTCGACTTTCATCGCGCGAGCCTCTGCAACCACATCCGCCGTTTGGCGCGCTCGAAGCTGTGGACTCGAATAGACCGCATCCAGCGGAAGGCGCTTCATGACTTCCGCCAAAGCCTGAACCTGTGAGGCGCCGCGATCGTTAAGCGGGACGTCAGACCTCCCCATCACGCGGCGGGTTGCGTTCCACTCCGTCTCGCCGTGTCGAATAAGGTACAGCCGCGCCAACGCTAAAAGTGGTATTGCGCCGAGATGAATTGCCAGGCGAAGTAAAAGTTATCGTCGAAGTTCGGCGTAATATTGAAGAGAATGCTGGTCTCCAACGCGAAATTCGTCGTCAAATAAACGTCCGTCCCGAACCCCATGTTGATGAGGAAACTGGTGTCATCCCCTCTGCGATCCACATCGATATAGCTGAGCCCCGCTCCCGCCTGAACGAAAGGCTTTACGCGCTTGGCAAATCCGGGGGCGGGTAGATCAAAGACACCCCGTACATTCAGGGAGGGAGAGAGCAAGAATATGTTGTCGTCCACGCCGAACTGAAGCAGCGGCCCCACGGCGATGTTCTGATGCACGAAGTAATGTCCTTCGACTCCCATCAAAAAAAGATCCGGAGAGAGCGTAAATCCCAAGCCGCCGCCCATGGACAACGTCTGGGCCCGTGACCGGTCGGAAAACTGGAAGTCCTGGGCCAATGCCGAGGAAGCCGCCATACTCACCGCACAAATAAGAACTACGCTGAATTTCTTGTTCATTGTTTCGCCTCCCTAAGAAATGAGGGTCAGAACCCTCGCACAGGAGGCCGAGTTTGGCAAGCGCTGCGGATTCTAGTGATACGTAATCGAAATGCTCGCACCGGCATCGGGAACTGAATCAAAGCAAACTTGGTTCCCCGTAGGAACGTACGAGAATCCGCTCGAATCCACTGCAGCACCATTCACCGTCGCCGCAATAGACGCCGTATCGGTGGGCACTTTGGAAAGAGCGAAGCAACTCTCGAGCCCGGACACCTGAAGACCTAACTTGTCCATCGTGCTGGCCCAATTACCGCAGACGTCCGTCACGCTACCCCCCAACAAGTTGGCGATCGCAATGTATCTCTGGCCGATCTCCTCCGTCGATCCGAGATAGGTGCAAAGAGCCTGGTCCGCGGGATCCGTGCTAATCACCGTTGAAACGATGGCGTGTGCGCGAACTTTCTTACCACCCGACTTAAGTCCTTGAAGGAAAGCGATATGATTCGCGACAAAGGGAAAGTATGCATACCGATTGTTGAAAAGGCGTCCCCCATCTTCCAGGTCCTGCGCCATTTCCTGACGGAGCGCCGTGATATCGTCGGCCGTCACGCCGGCTTTGTTGTCCCAGCTGTTTGAGCCCGGGGGGTTTCCGTCCTCTTGATCCTCCTCATCGCTGACAAAGAGAACTTGAAGGTCCGCATCTGATCTCAAAAAACCGGGGTTGAGTGGGGCCGGCGTTGCACTGGAGTTCCACGGCCCCCTGGGATATGAGGCATCGAGCGCGCGGCGTACCGATTCCACCCCGTTTTCCCTTCCGGAACCATTGTCCCCCACAACAGCACAGGCCCCGAAATCGGCTGCGTTGCTCGATGTAATGACCGAGCCGCCATTCTCACCGCATCGGGGTTTGAGCATGCTGTCGGTGCCCGAATCGCTCGTAATGATCATCAATTTAAAATCGACGTTGGACGCCACAAGCCGATTTGTAAAGGTGCTGGCGTTGGCTTTTAGAGCGTCTTGATTGTTACTCATGCTGCCGGAACTATCGACCATCCAGACGATGTCGACTTTTGACGAAACCGAAGCTTGCGTGAACGCATCGGTTACGGTCTCACCGTCTGTACAATTGCCGGGCGCAGTACAGTTCGGGTTTGGGACGAACGGGTTCCCCGGCGTGGTCGGAGGAGGCGGCGGCGGACCGGAACCTTCCAGATCCCAAGCAAAGTTCGAGGAATTCTGGCAGCCGGAGAGCGCAAACATCGCCCCCGCCGACACGGCGATCAAAACAAGAAACATTGAAAGTTCTCGTCGATTCATCGGATTTTCCTCCTCGTATTCGGGTGTGGAGCTGAGGCCACACGACCCCAATGGATAATCTCATGCAAAAGATACACCCCCCTGGTTACCCGTTAAGTTTCTTAAATTACTTGATATTATAAATTTTGATTGATTACTGGTTTGAAAAGTTACGAAACTTTTGCATGATTCTATGTAACTTTTGCGTAAAGAAAGTTCCGGAAAATGCGCTACTTTTTCCATCTGGATCCCGATTCCCGCATTTCCTTTTTCCAGATCGGAACGCTCCTCTTGATCTCGTCGATGACGAATTCACCCGCCAAAAAAACTTCCTTGCGATGCGGGGAGGCCGCAAGCACGATCACGCTGGTTTCGCCCACCGCCAGTATTCCGATCCGATGGGCCGCCGCAAGACGAACGTCCGGCCACTGTTCGATTGCCGAGTGGAAGATCTTTTCGATCTCCTTTCTCGCCATCGAATCGTATGCTTCGTATGTAATTGACGTGACTTTTTCGCCGTCGTCGCGATCGCGAACAATCCCTTCAAACGTCACGACCGCACCGCAATTCGGCGCCCAAACAACATCACGCAACGGGGTTACGTCGAGCTTTTGATTCGTGATGTCAATATACGGTTTCATCATCCACCTGATACCGGCGGGAGCAGCGCCAGCTCGTCTCCATCCGAGAGCACATAGTTCTTTTCAACGTAGGATTGGTTTGCAGCGTAGAGAATCGATGATTTCAGAGGGAGAATTTGAGGATATTTATCTCCGAGCCGGTCGAAGACTTGTGCTGCCGTGGTCCTTCCTTCGAGATCCCAATGGAACTCAGATGTCCCTATGAGATCCTTTAGAGAAGCAAAAACTCGGATACGAATGTTCATAAAGAAAGCGGAGCCCGAAGGCTCCGCCTCTTTTAGACTCAAACTCTTAAAAGAATCAAACGGTGAACGAACTGCCGCAGCCGCACGTGCCTTTGGCGTTCGGATTGTTCACGACGAAGCCGGAGCCGCGAAAATCCTCGACGTAGTCGACGGTAGCCGCCGCAAGATAGGGCGCGCTGTGCGGGTCGACCAAGACTTTGATCTCCCCTTTTTCGAGCACGGTATCGCCGTCCTGCTGGTCGTCAAACGCAAATCCGTATTGGAAGCCCGAGCAACCCCCGCCCTGAACGTAAATGCGCAGGCCTTTACCGTTCGAACTCTTGTCGGCCGCAGCGAAAGTTTTCACTTTCTCGATGGCCTTCTCAGTGATCGTGAGTTCTAACATTTCTTCATCTCTCCTTAAGTGTTCGAAATGACGCTCTTATCTTAGTTCCTTGGGGAGAGCGTTTCAACCGCCCTAACCCTTGGAATATTGAGCTTTTATCTGTTGTCGTAGCGTTTGCCAAGCCCTGGGCCCCTCGGTATAACTTTTTGTTCCGAATGAGTTTTCAGCCAAAACCAGCATGGATTAAGGTGCGCCCGCCGGGAGGAGCAGCCTTCAACCGCATTCACGCACTGCTGCGCGATCGAAAACTGCATACCGTTTGCGAAGAGGCCCGCTGTCCCAACATCGCCGAATGTTGGAGCGGAGGCACAGCGACCCTTATGCTCTTGGGGGATGTCTGCACGCGCGGTTGCCGATTCTGCGCCGTAAAGACGGGAAATCCGCGTGGTCTCGTGGATCCGAACGAACCTGCCAAGGCGGCGGAGACCGTCTCATTGATGGGACTGAAGTACGTCGTCCTGACATCGGTCGATCGGGATGACCTTCCCGATCAGGGTGCCGGACAATTCGCCCACACAATCAACGAGATTCACCGTCAATGCCCCGATACGCTGGTGGAAGCCTTGATCCCCGATTTTCGCGGCGATCGCCAAGCTCTGAGTGACGTGATCCGGTCCCGCCCCGAAGTGCTGGCTCATAACGTTGAGACTGTGGATCGACTCACACCGACGGTCCGGGACCACAGAGCCACGTACCGTCAATCGCTAAATGTGTTGATGGAAATGAAACGGCTTCGCTCCGACCAGTGGACGAAAAGTTCGATCATGGTCGGTCTGGGGGAAACCGATGACGAGCTTCACCAAGCGTATGCCGACCTTCGAAGGGCCGGCGTCGATTTCCTGACGATCGGTCAATACCTTCAACCGACGCAGAAACATCTGAACGTGATTGAATTCGTATCGCCGCAACGATTTGAAGAGATGAAGAAAGACGCCCTCGCGCACGGTTTCCGATATGTCGCTTCCGGCCCCCTGGTGCGCAGCTCCTATCGAGCGGGTGAGTTTTACATTCGTTCCATCGTCAAAGACGAAGATGCGAGGGACGTATGGGCCAGCTGACGATTCTTCAGGCCGTTACCGCGGGAATTCGCGACGAGATGCAACGCGACGACCGTGTCGTTCTCTTCGGCGAGGATGTCGGCCTCAACGGAGGAGTCTTTCGGGCGACGGATGGTCTTCAAAAGGAATTCGGAGAGTCGCGCGTCTTCGACACTCCGCTTTGCGAAAACGGAATTCTCGGCGTGGCCTGCGGCATGGCGCTTTACGGCCTCCGTCCGATCGCGGAGATTCAGTTCCTCGATTTCATCTATACGGGCTTCGACATGATCGTTTCGGAGATCGCCAAGATGCGATACCGGTCAGGCGGCCAGTTTTCGGTACCGATGGTAATTCGAACGCCCTACGGCGGGGGAATTCGGGGCGGGCTTTACCATTCTCAATCCACGGAAGCGTATTTCATTCATACTCCCGGCTTGAAAGTCGTGATCCCCTCGACACCGTACGATACGAAAGGTCTTTTGATTTCAGCGATCCGGGATGAAGACCCGGTGATCTTTATGGAACCCAAACGGTTGTACCGATCCGCGAAAGGGGATGTCCCCGAAGGCGATTACACCGTTCCGATCGGCAAGGCCCGCGTCGTTTGCGAAGGGGGTGACGTGACCGTCCTAACGTATGGAGCGATGGTGCCTGTGGCCGAGGCCGCAGCCACCGAAGCCCTGGAAAAAAGTATTTCCGCCGAAGTGATCGATCTCCGGACATTGTTACCCCTCGATCTGGAAACGGTACTGGAATCCGTTTCAAAGACCGGACGCGTCGTCATTGTTCATGAAGCTGCGAAAACCGGCGGGTTCGGCGCCGAACTTTCCGCGCTGATTGCGGAGAGGGCGATCGAGGTTTTGGAGGGACCGATCGTGCGCGTGACCGGCTACGACACGCCCTTCCCTTATACGTTGGAACATGATTATCTGCCCGACCCCGCGCGCGTTCTGGCGGGGATTGAAAAGGTGTTTCGTTTCTAAAAGGAGGGAAGGATGGCCTACGAATTCAAATTGCCCGATATCGGCGAAGGCGTCACGGAAGGCGAAATCGTCAAATGGCTCGTGAAAGAAGGGGACAGCGTCGGCGAAGATCAGCCGATCGTCGAGATTATGACGGACAAAGCGACGGTTGAAATCGCGGCTCCCAAGTCGGGCCGGATCGAACAGTTGATGGCCAAAGAAGGCGCCGTGGTTCCTGTCGGAAGCGTTCTCGTCAAGATTGCCGTGGCCGAGGAGTCCGCGATGAAACCGGCGCGCCCGCCGGCTCCGGCGAAAGGACCGACCGCCGACACGCCACTTTTTTCGGCGTCTCCAGCGCCCTCGCGGACTTCAGCACCCGCGCCGACTCCCACTTCTGCGGCACCATCCATCTCAGCAAGCACCGGGGGACAACGGGTCTTGGCCTCTCCCGCCACACGAAAACTCGCGCGGGAGATGGGCATCGACCTATCCGCCATACCGGCAACGGGGCCGATGGGGAGAGTTGTGAAAACGGATTTACAGAACATCGGTATGGGAGCGATGAGAGCCGGAGCACCGGTGGCGGCGGTGACCGCTGGACGGCCCGATGTGTCTACGAAGGCGATCGAATTCGGCCGCCGCCGGCCGACGCAGCCCCTGACGGGCGAAGAACGGATCCCGCTGCGCGGAATCCGGCGAAAGATCGCCGAGCATATGGCGGTTTCGAAACGGACCGCCGCTCATTTCACGCACGTCGACGAAGTCGACATGACCGAGTTGGTCGATCTGCGCCATGCGTATTTGGAAAACGCCGGGACGCGAAGTGTGAAGCTGACGTACCTCCCTTTCATCATCCG from Bdellovibrionota bacterium includes the following:
- the lipA gene encoding lipoyl synthase — protein: MSFQPKPAWIKVRPPGGAAFNRIHALLRDRKLHTVCEEARCPNIAECWSGGTATLMLLGDVCTRGCRFCAVKTGNPRGLVDPNEPAKAAETVSLMGLKYVVLTSVDRDDLPDQGAGQFAHTINEIHRQCPDTLVEALIPDFRGDRQALSDVIRSRPEVLAHNVETVDRLTPTVRDHRATYRQSLNVLMEMKRLRSDQWTKSSIMVGLGETDDELHQAYADLRRAGVDFLTIGQYLQPTQKHLNVIEFVSPQRFEEMKKDALAHGFRYVASGPLVRSSYRAGEFYIRSIVKDEDARDVWAS
- a CDS encoding alpha-ketoacid dehydrogenase subunit beta, whose protein sequence is MGQLTILQAVTAGIRDEMQRDDRVVLFGEDVGLNGGVFRATDGLQKEFGESRVFDTPLCENGILGVACGMALYGLRPIAEIQFLDFIYTGFDMIVSEIAKMRYRSGGQFSVPMVIRTPYGGGIRGGLYHSQSTEAYFIHTPGLKVVIPSTPYDTKGLLISAIRDEDPVIFMEPKRLYRSAKGDVPEGDYTVPIGKARVVCEGGDVTVLTYGAMVPVAEAAATEALEKSISAEVIDLRTLLPLDLETVLESVSKTGRVVIVHEAAKTGGFGAELSALIAERAIEVLEGPIVRVTGYDTPFPYTLEHDYLPDPARVLAGIEKVFRF
- the erpA gene encoding iron-sulfur cluster insertion protein ErpA; protein product: MLELTITEKAIEKVKTFAAADKSSNGKGLRIYVQGGGCSGFQYGFAFDDQQDGDTVLEKGEIKVLVDPHSAPYLAAATVDYVEDFRGSGFVVNNPNAKGTCGCGSSFTV
- a CDS encoding molybdenum cofactor biosynthesis protein MoaE — protein: MKPYIDITNQKLDVTPLRDVVWAPNCGAVVTFEGIVRDRDDGEKVTSITYEAYDSMARKEIEKIFHSAIEQWPDVRLAAAHRIGILAVGETSVIVLAASPHRKEVFLAGEFVIDEIKRSVPIWKKEMRESGSRWKK
- a CDS encoding dihydrolipoamide acetyltransferase family protein; translation: MAYEFKLPDIGEGVTEGEIVKWLVKEGDSVGEDQPIVEIMTDKATVEIAAPKSGRIEQLMAKEGAVVPVGSVLVKIAVAEESAMKPARPPAPAKGPTADTPLFSASPAPSRTSAPAPTPTSAAPSISASTGGQRVLASPATRKLAREMGIDLSAIPATGPMGRVVKTDLQNIGMGAMRAGAPVAAVTAGRPDVSTKAIEFGRRRPTQPLTGEERIPLRGIRRKIAEHMAVSKRTAAHFTHVDEVDMTELVDLRHAYLENAGTRSVKLTYLPFIIRSICAALREFPGLNASLDETKGEIVVKHYYNIGVAVATSTDDLVVPVIKNADKKTILQLAQDLQIISEKARTGKLSPEDLSGGTFTITSMGNLGGVLATPIINYPEVGILGFHKIIDRPVVRDGQIVARKMANVSLSLDHRVVDGAVAASFLNMFIRYLEQPGLLMLQ
- a CDS encoding MoaD/ThiS family protein, producing MNIRIRVFASLKDLIGTSEFHWDLEGRTTAAQVFDRLGDKYPQILPLKSSILYAANQSYVEKNYVLSDGDELALLPPVSGG
- a CDS encoding histidine phosphatase family protein gives rise to the protein MARLYLIRHGETEWNATRRVMGRSDVPLNDRGASQVQALAEVMKRLPLDAVYSSPQLRARQTADVVAEARAMKVEIAEALCEVDFPRWEGMSWEELETDELYQVYRKAPASVQHDGFEAIPKVLERTARFIEEIVHKNPNGRFALVSHADPLRTMISHLLRQPIEEFRRFRISNASLTIVGGNPDRWVMSLFNYRSGDEAVVDL